One stretch of Epinephelus lanceolatus isolate andai-2023 chromosome 15, ASM4190304v1, whole genome shotgun sequence DNA includes these proteins:
- the tonsl gene encoding tonsoku-like protein: MSSSREIKQLQKAKSKAQNNNNLKEEANICNQLGELLSRNGDYEAAISEHQQELSLSEVLNDVIGRAVANRKIGECYAEMGNIEAALKHQRCHLDLARSVRDHAEEQRALATIGRTYLFRYESDQSKSSLQQAEDAFKKSLAIVNDRLEGTVPGREISEMKARLFLNLGLVCDHLGEPKRCSEFIRRSVFIAEKSQLLEDLYRANFNLGNIYFRHGQQSNAVRCLEQAKECARKIKDKFSESECFHCIGKVQLTLGDFVAARRSLKKALLLGSQQPLDRQAVKKVFKYADQGCKLEEELGEDKGKSSHQAVGLSEQLGDLYCKVGCYSKALDAYQAQLRGAEALGKPARELAVIHVSLAATYTDLRQHSKAVEHYRQELALRQGSSTEECSTWLNIAAAQEESGCAFEDIESSYTRASHCTQKSGQTRLQKRVLRLWLASQRRLGSSKADDTEARLQELCAAEGWNPDGSDGEEDEEEEMENSEPLDDSDVVLSDSDDDLEGYDKMVSGRRKAGRWNKRNEKGETSLHRACIDGNLRQTQYLVEQGHPVNPRDYCGWTPLHEACNHGHYDIVALLLEHGANINDPGGPLCEGVTPLHDALACGNLKVARLLVERGASVTQRNSKGDTAMDTLRQWQRTYSRELDQDTKQECMATERLLRKALAGGVPAAPAPAKPFDALQDSQLFDAENSEPLSSSGGGCSSSQDWLRTKRNPEVNAAPASPKRWQGNGSTQRHRARGTEAAVLYGNNSSSSDDSDSDCPISPLRAVRPRHNIPAAPSQKEVPANKEANPIHSLCRESVREPPAPSVFEREEYHSAIRGLGSAKSRLSQSQYSSTPAVSSSSKSALIPEEEYLADEWLEDDLGEFQPKKKRRLRVEQDEMRGEDVASALAARNQSKHLTSDAYRGSAAPYSSSRSLSQRKNGSQRPQQVKMTQMPGMVRLGRREVNRSHSPTVTDYDDMRPETPPPPPQIHMQVPAQTLAAPMPTSLPPPIRMRVRVQEDVFLIPVPQSEADSCTVSWLCEQAAQRYYQKCGLLPRLSLQKEGALLSPQDLLLAVLHTNEEVLAEVCSWDLPPLPERYKKACDSLAVDENKRVTRLCEVQDGSSSMSVCGLGLAPSSLNPLLRALKLQASLTELRISGNRLHDNLLPELVATTVTMPRLRLLDLSANSITGEGLEKAVNALKGQSHPAFPCLEELDLSMNQLGDGVSESLSCLLSCCPLLAKLSLQACGLTAHFLQQHRLMLASALIGSGHLKSVCMSHNALGSTGFELVLKTLPLHCLTHLDLSAVRRGPADYPALEHLTKILSQDDCSLTHLSLAANGLTDSSVATLARSLPSCPTLVNLNLSGNPSVTSAGLHSILISLREACRPLTLLNLQGCAVSGPWDSAGLDGLSELVKDLRLCSQGLNKLDRQALKQSWDAGRSHGRFIDRNSRCLLSTAASS; encoded by the exons ATGAGCTCTTCACGGGAGATTAAAC agctgcagaaagCAAAGAGCAAAGCccagaacaacaacaacctcaaagagGAAGCAAACATCTGCAATCAGTTGGGAGAGCTGCTGTCCAGAAATG GTGATTATGAGGCTGCCATTAGTGAGCACCAGCAGGAGCTGTCTCTCTCTGAGGTGCTGAACGACGTGATTGGACGAGCCGTGGCCAATCGTAAGATAGGAGAGTGCTATGCAGAGATGGGAAACATTGAGGCTGCTTTGAAA caCCAGCGCTGTCACCTGGACCTGGCCCGCTCTGTCAGAGATCACGCTGAGGAGCAAAGAGCGCTAGCCACCATTGGTCGTACCTACCTCTTCCGGTATGAATCTGACCAGTCAAAGAGCAGTTTACAGCAAGCAGAGGACGCCTTCAAAAAGAGCCTGGCCATTGTGAATGATCGCCTAGAAG GGACTGTGCCGGGGCGAGAGATAAGTGAGATGAAGGCACGTCTTTTCCTCAATCTTGGTCTGGTCTGTGATCATCTGGGGGAGCCCAAACGTTGCAGCGAGTTTATCAGGCGAAGTGTCTTTATTGCAGA GAAGAGTCAGCTGCTTGAGGATCTCTACCGTGCAAACTTTAACCTGGGCAACATCTACTTCCGTCATGGTCAGCAGTCTAATGCTGTGCGCTGCCTTGAACAGGCCAAAGAGTGCGCGAGGAAGATCAAAGACAAGTTTAGTGAGAGCGAGTGCTTTCACTGCATTGGCAAG GTGCAGCTGACTCTGGGTGATTTCGTGGCAGCTAGACGATCTCTGAAAAAAGCTCTCTTGCTGGGTTCCCAGCAGCCACTGGACAGACAGGCCGTGAAGAAAGTTTTCAAATATG CGGACCAGGGCTGTAAATTGGAGGAAGAGTTGGGGGAGGATAAGGGCAAAAGCTCCCATCAGGCTGTGGGGCTGTCAGAGCAGCTGGGGGACCTGTACTGTAAGGTTGGCTGCTACAGCAAAGCTCTGGATGCATATCAAGCTCAG CTAAGGGGTGCTGAGGCGTTGGGAAAGCCTGCCAGGGAGCTGGCTGTCATCCACGTGTCCCTGGCTGCGACCTACACAGACCTGAGACAGCACAGCAAGGCAGTGGAGCACTACAGACAGGAGCTGGCTCTACGACAGGGCAGCTCTACTGAG GAGTGTAGCACTTGGCTCAACATCGCAGCAGCTCAGGAGGAGAGCGGCTGTGCCTTCGAGGACATAGAGAGCAGCTACACGAGAGCCTCGCACTGCACTCAGAAGTCTGGGCAGACCAGACTACAG AAACGCGTGCTGAGGCTCTGGCTGGCGTCCCAGCGACGTCTCGGCTCATCAAAGGCCGATGACACCGAGGCGAGGCTGCAGGAGCTGTGTGCCGCCGAGGGCTGGAATCCAGATGGGAGCGATggtgaggaggatgaagaggaggagatggagaacaGTGAACCTCTGGATGACAGTGACGTCGTTCTCTCAGACTCAG ATGATGATTTGGAGGGTTATGACAAGATGGTGTCAGGAAGGAGGAAGGCAGGAAGG TGGAACAAGAGGAACGAGAAGGGCGAGACGTCTCTGCACAGAGCGTGTATAGACGGAAACCTGAGGCAGACGCAGTATCTGGTGGAACAG GGTCACCCGGTGAACCCCAGAGACTATTGTGGCTGGACTCCTCTTCATGAGGCCTGCAACCACGGTCACTATG ACATTGTGGCTTTGCTGCTGGAACACGGCGCTAACATTAATGATCCTGGCGGTCCCTTATGCGAGGGAGTGACTCCTCTCCACGACGCCCTCGCCTGTGGCAATTTGAAAGTCGCAAGACTCCTGGTGGAGCGAGGGGCTTCTGTCACTCAGCGCAActccaag GGTGACACTGCCATGGACACCCTCCGTCAGTGGCAGAGGACGTACAGCAGAGAGTTGGACCAGGACACCAAGCAGGAGTGCATGGCTACAGAGAGGCTGCTGAGGAAGGCGCTTGCAGGGGGAG TGCCCGCCGCTCCGGCCCCAGCCAAGCCTTTCGATGCCCTGCAGGACAGCCAGCTGTTTGATGCTGAGAACTCTGAGCCGCTGTCGTCCTCTGGAGGGGGCTGTTCCTCCAGCCAAGACTGGCTCCGGACCAAGAGGAACCCAGAGGTGAATGCAGCACCTGCCAGCCCAAAACGGTGGCAGGGCAACGGCTCAACACAGCGGCACAGAGCCAGGGGGACAGAGGCGGCTGTTCTGTATGGG AATAACAGCAGCTCCTCAGACGACAGCGACTCTGACTGTCCCATCAGTCCTCTCCGTGCCGTACGCCCCAGACACAACATCCCAGCAGCCCCCAGTCAAAAGGAAGTCCCCGCAAACAAGGAAGCCAACCCAATCCACAGCTTGTGTCGAGAAAGCGTCAGGGAGCCTCCCGCGCCATCTGTCTTTGAACGCGAGGAGTACCACAGTGCCATTCGAGGCTTGGGCAGCGCCAAAAGTCGTCTGTCGCAGTCTCAGTACTCCAGCACACCAGCTGTTTCATCCAGCAGCAAATCAGCCCTCATTCCCGAGGAGGAGTATCTGGCCGATGAGTGGCTGGAGGATGATTTGGGGGAATTCCAgccgaagaagaagaggaggcttCGGGTGGAGCAGGACGAAATGAGAGGGGAGGACGTGGCCTCTGCTTTAGCAGCAAGAAATCAAAGCAAACATCTAACCTCTGATGCCTACAGAG GATCTGCAGCTCCTTACTCCTCCAGCAGGAGTCTCTCTCAGAGAAAGAACGGCTCTCAGAGGCCTCAGCAGGTCAAAATGACTCAGATGCCGGGGATGGTGCGGCTGGGCAGGCGAGAGGTGAACAGGTCGCACAGCCCCACGGTAACAGACTATGACGACATGAGGCCCGAGAcgccaccaccacccccacaAATACACATGCAG GTTCCAGCTCAAACTTTGGCTGCTCCAATGCCCACATCACTGCCTCCACCAATCAGAATGAGGGTCAGAGTTCAGGAAGATGTTTTCCTCATCCCAGTTCCACAAAG TGAGGCTGACTCCTGCACTGTGTCATGGCTGTGTGAGCAGGCTGCTCAGCGTTACTACCAGAAATGTGGCCTGCTGCCGCGCCTCTCGCTGCAGAAGGAAGGTGCTCTGCTCTCCCCGCAGGACCTGCTGCTGGCTGTTCTGCACACTAATGAAGAG GTTCTCGCTGAAGTTTGCTCCTGGgatctccctcctctccctgagCGCTACAAGAAGGCCTGTGACAGCCTGGCAGTGg ATGAGAACAAGCGTGTCACCCGGCTGTGCGAGGTGCAGGATGGGAGCTCCTCCATGTCAGTGTGTGGCCTCGGCTTGGCGCCCTCCTCCCTCAACCCACTCCTTCGTGCCCTGAAACTGCAGGCCAGCCTCACCGAGCTGCGTATTTCCGGCAACCGTCTCCATGACAACCTTCTGCCCGAGCTGGTCGCCACAACAGTCACCATGCCTCGGCTTCGGCTGCTGGACCTTTCTGCCAATAGCATCACAGGGGAGGGGCTGGAGAAGGCCGTGAatgctttaaagggacagagTCATCCTGCGTTTCCG TGCCTGGAGGAGCTTGACCTCAGTATGAATCAGCTGGGTGACGGCGTGTCCGAGTCCCTGTCCTGCCTGCTGTCCTGCTGCCCTCTGTTAGCCAAGCTATCTCTGCAGGCATGTGGCCTCACCGCTCACTTCCTGCAGCAGCATCGACTGATGCTCGCCAGTGCTCTGATAG GATCGGGCCACCTGAAATCAGTGTGTATGTCCCACAATGCATTGGGCTCCACTGGCTTTGAGTTGGTGCTGAAGACTCTGCCTCTCCACTGCCTCACACACCTGGACCTGTCTGCTGTCCGCAGGGGTCCTGCCGATTACCCAGCACTGGAACACCTCACCAAAATCCTgtcacag GACGACTGCTCACTGACCCACCTGAGTCTGGCAGCAAACGGGTTGACGGACAGCAGTGTAGCCACCTTGGCCAG GAGCCTGCCTTCATGTCCCACTCTGGTCAATCTGAACCTGTCAGGTAATCCATCTGTCACCTCAGCGGGACTTCACAGCATCCTGATCTCTCTCAGAGAGGCTTGTCGACCTTTGACCCTTCTAAACCTCCAAG GTTGTGCGGTGTCTGGCCCCTGGGACAGTGCAGGTCTGGACGGTTTGTCAGAGCTGGTCAAAGATCTCCGTCTTTGCTCTCAGGGACTCAACAAGCTGGACCGTCAGGCCCTAAAGCAGAGCTGGGACGCCGGTCGGTCACATGGGCGCTTCATTGACCGAAACAGCAGGTGCCTGCTCTCTACTGCGGCCTCCTCATGA